The Nitrospira sp. genome contains a region encoding:
- a CDS encoding rhodanese, translating to MNFAITPQELKARIDNGDKLILLDVREPWENQLAKLDNSILIPLGTLPNSMSKLDKNAEIIAYCHHGMRSGDATGFLLQQGFANVKNLVGGIDAWSVQVDGSVPRY from the coding sequence ATGAACTTTGCCATTACCCCCCAGGAATTGAAGGCCCGAATCGATAATGGAGATAAGCTGATACTCTTGGATGTCCGAGAGCCTTGGGAGAATCAGCTCGCCAAGCTGGACAATTCCATCCTGATTCCACTTGGGACCTTGCCCAACTCAATGTCAAAATTGGACAAGAATGCCGAAATTATCGCGTACTGCCACCACGGGATGAGGAGCGGCGACGCGACAGGCTTTCTTCTTCAGCAGGGATTTGCCAACGTCAAGAACTTGGTCGGTGGGATCGATGCCTGGTCTGTTCAAGTCGATGGGTCGGTTCCTCGATACTGA
- the tcmP gene encoding three-Cys-motif partner protein TcmP: MAGPDLDEIGPWSEVKLDIVREYAQAYSQILAAQKSPRLHHVYIDAFAGAGVHLSRSTKEFVPGSPLNALNVDPSFAEYHFIDINQARVGSLQQVARQRRNVFVYEGDCNQVLLEKVFPKVQFKDYRRGLCLLDPYGLHLDWQVIYTAGQMKSVEIFLNFPIMDMNMNVLKRDSESVPSEQVERMTRFWGDESWKLAGYSTTGNLFGYEEKTDNEDVTNAFRERLLSVAGFKHVSKPLAMRNSRDAVVYYLFFASPKPVALEIVRDIFKKHERRL; this comes from the coding sequence ATGGCTGGTCCCGATCTCGACGAGATAGGTCCTTGGTCTGAAGTAAAGCTCGACATCGTACGCGAGTACGCGCAGGCCTATTCCCAAATACTTGCGGCTCAAAAAAGCCCGCGACTCCATCATGTGTATATCGATGCCTTTGCAGGAGCTGGGGTTCATCTGTCTCGCTCAACCAAAGAATTCGTGCCAGGTTCGCCTCTCAATGCTCTTAACGTAGACCCGTCATTTGCAGAATATCATTTTATCGATATCAACCAAGCGCGTGTTGGATCGCTGCAACAAGTGGCTCGGCAACGGCGGAATGTGTTTGTATATGAAGGCGACTGCAACCAAGTTCTTCTGGAAAAGGTTTTTCCCAAAGTGCAGTTTAAAGATTACCGCCGCGGACTTTGTTTGCTCGATCCGTATGGGCTGCATCTTGATTGGCAGGTGATCTATACTGCCGGGCAGATGAAATCGGTCGAAATATTTCTGAACTTTCCGATCATGGATATGAATATGAACGTGCTCAAGCGCGATTCAGAATCTGTTCCATCTGAACAGGTCGAAAGGATGACTCGATTCTGGGGTGATGAAAGCTGGAAACTGGCCGGATACTCAACAACCGGCAATCTTTTTGGGTATGAAGAAAAGACGGACAATGAAGATGTGACAAATGCCTTCAGAGAACGGTTGCTCAGCGTGGCTGGTTTCAAACATGTTTCTAAGCCTCTTGCCATGCGAAACTCACGAGACGCGGTTGTTTATTATCTTTTCTTTGCTTCGCCCAAGCCGGTTGCTCTTGAGATTGTCAGGGATATCTTCAAGAAACATGAAAGAAGGCTTTAG
- a CDS encoding phage Gp37/Gp68 family protein, with product MAGLSKIEWTEATWNPVTGCDKISPGCKNCYAERLALRLQAAGTRQYKDGFALTLHPESLDVPLGWKKPRVIFVNSMSDLFHRNVPIEFIREVFDVMRAAPQHQFQILTKRADRLAELDRELPWSDNVWMGVSVESEDYVRRIEHLKQTRARIKFLSLEPLLGPLSHLELKGIDWVIVGGESGPYARSMKPQWVRQIRAQCIEAKVPFFFKQWGGVFKSKTGRTLDGRTWDQMPKVERLQPEESPRALVTSAIR from the coding sequence ATGGCAGGTCTCTCAAAAATTGAATGGACGGAGGCGACGTGGAATCCGGTGACTGGTTGCGACAAAATCAGTCCAGGGTGCAAGAACTGCTATGCCGAGCGTCTAGCTCTTCGTCTACAAGCAGCGGGCACAAGGCAATATAAAGATGGGTTTGCTCTCACGCTTCACCCTGAATCTTTGGACGTGCCCCTTGGGTGGAAAAAGCCAAGAGTTATCTTTGTGAATTCGATGAGCGATTTGTTTCATAGGAATGTTCCCATTGAGTTCATCAGAGAAGTCTTTGACGTGATGCGGGCCGCACCACAACATCAGTTTCAGATCCTCACAAAACGGGCAGATCGGCTTGCGGAATTAGACCGAGAACTTCCGTGGTCTGACAATGTGTGGATGGGTGTGAGCGTCGAGAGCGAAGATTACGTTCGACGCATTGAGCATCTGAAACAAACAAGGGCAAGAATTAAGTTTCTCTCTCTTGAGCCTCTATTGGGCCCCTTATCACATCTTGAGTTGAAAGGCATTGACTGGGTGATAGTTGGGGGAGAGTCCGGCCCTTATGCACGTTCCATGAAACCACAGTGGGTTCGTCAAATACGAGCCCAATGCATTGAAGCCAAAGTCCCTTTCTTCTTCAAGCAATGGGGAGGAGTATTCAAGAGTAAGACTGGCAGGACGCTTGACGGCCGAACCTGGGACCAAATGCCAAAGGTAGAGAGGTTACAACCAGAAGAAAGCCCTAGAGCGCTTGTTACCTCGGCGATCCGCTAA
- a CDS encoding AbrB/MazE/SpoVT family DNA-binding domain-containing protein — protein sequence MDTAHVTTRGRIVILARLREKLGIKLGTRVRFIEHGSEILLLPLTKEYIPGVCGMPKGMSSGTDDLLIERRKDNKREEIKCRRIVVP from the coding sequence GTGGACACTGCTCATGTGACAACGAGAGGCAGGATCGTAATTCTGGCTCGCCTCCGCGAAAAACTCGGTATCAAGCTCGGCACGAGAGTGCGCTTCATCGAGCACGGAAGCGAAATACTGCTTCTGCCTCTTACTAAAGAATACATCCCCGGCGTATGCGGTATGCCTAAGGGCATGTCGTCTGGGACTGACGACTTGTTGATCGAGCGAAGGAAGGATAACAAACGGGAAGAAATCAAGTGCCGAAGGATCGTCGTTCCTTGA
- a CDS encoding leucyl/phenylalanyl-tRNA--protein transferase: MFRLKQHDLRFPSVNQASPEGLLAVGGDLRPARLLEAYRQGIFPWYNQDEPILWWSPDPRAVLFPAHLHVPRSLNRSLRRNVFTVTLDTSFRRVMEQCAGPRPQSPGGGTWITGAMLDAYTQLHELGFAHSVETWHGECLVGGLYGVALGGAFFAESMFTVVDDASKVALVRLVQQLRDWDFQLIDCQQSSPHVTRFGAEEIPRADFISHLDQALALPDRRGRWEFDIP; encoded by the coding sequence ATGTTCCGCTTGAAACAGCACGATCTTCGTTTTCCATCGGTCAATCAGGCATCGCCCGAAGGCCTGCTGGCTGTGGGGGGTGATCTCCGCCCTGCCCGGCTCCTCGAAGCGTATCGGCAGGGTATTTTCCCCTGGTACAACCAAGATGAACCGATTCTGTGGTGGTCGCCGGACCCCCGCGCCGTGTTATTCCCCGCACATCTTCATGTCCCACGCAGTCTCAACCGAAGCCTTCGTCGGAACGTCTTTACGGTCACCCTCGATACCAGCTTTCGGAGGGTTATGGAACAGTGCGCAGGACCACGCCCTCAATCACCCGGTGGTGGGACGTGGATTACCGGTGCCATGCTGGACGCCTACACGCAGCTGCACGAACTCGGCTTCGCCCATTCCGTTGAAACATGGCACGGTGAATGTTTGGTCGGCGGCCTCTACGGTGTGGCGCTGGGTGGCGCCTTCTTTGCCGAGTCGATGTTCACCGTCGTCGACGATGCGTCAAAGGTGGCGCTGGTCAGGCTCGTACAACAGCTCCGGGACTGGGATTTTCAGCTCATCGACTGCCAGCAATCTTCCCCTCATGTCACCCGGTTCGGCGCGGAGGAAATTCCACGGGCAGACTTCATCAGCCATCTCGATCAGGCGCTCGCGCTTCCCGATCGACGAGGGCGATGGGAATTTGATATTCCCTGA
- a CDS encoding zf-HC2 domain-containing protein: MAKRSAYGRQQLSAATRHRHDHGKSRCSNILRKLSAYIDDELSGSIGREIRRHLGACPNCETFVASLRQIVSLCRRSQVPTLSTAERAFMRRKILQTAQTR, translated from the coding sequence ATGGCCAAACGTAGCGCGTATGGGAGGCAACAGCTTTCCGCAGCGACTCGGCACCGGCACGATCACGGGAAAAGCCGATGCTCGAATATCCTTCGCAAGCTGTCAGCCTATATCGATGACGAACTTTCCGGAAGTATTGGCCGGGAAATTCGCCGGCACCTGGGGGCCTGTCCGAATTGTGAGACCTTTGTTGCGTCGTTGCGTCAGATCGTGTCGCTCTGTCGCCGGAGCCAGGTACCAACGTTATCCACGGCCGAGCGGGCGTTCATGCGCCGAAAGATCCTTCAAACCGCCCAAACACGGTAA
- a CDS encoding sigma-70 family RNA polymerase sigma factor — protein MGASSTTRRPPASSSLPSRNAKTFDTLYRDHVDLIYRFAHRLCGEPEAAKDLVQETFLSAYRGFDRFRGEAQISTWLYTIASRACLRMRRKRKGAPERELSLEEFIPTSDGEFRLQIPIDGFSPEEALQNKQLRQALNAAISQLPKKYKMVLVLRDMEGLSAKEVGTIMGLNERAVKSRLHRARLFVRRQLSARGLDQAFTDHEHD, from the coding sequence ATGGGCGCATCTTCCACCACTCGCCGTCCGCCGGCCTCATCCTCGCTTCCTTCCCGAAATGCAAAGACTTTTGATACTCTATACAGAGATCATGTAGACCTGATATATCGCTTCGCTCACCGATTGTGCGGCGAGCCGGAAGCCGCAAAGGATTTGGTGCAGGAGACGTTTTTAAGTGCCTATCGAGGCTTCGACAGATTCCGTGGTGAGGCGCAGATTTCGACATGGCTGTATACCATCGCCTCACGGGCGTGCTTGCGCATGCGGCGAAAACGAAAAGGGGCTCCGGAACGGGAGCTGTCGCTCGAGGAATTCATCCCCACATCCGATGGTGAGTTTCGTCTGCAGATCCCGATCGATGGGTTCAGTCCCGAAGAAGCGCTCCAGAATAAGCAATTACGGCAGGCCCTTAATGCCGCGATCAGCCAGTTGCCGAAGAAGTACAAAATGGTCTTGGTGCTGCGTGATATGGAAGGGCTGAGCGCAAAAGAAGTAGGGACCATCATGGGCTTGAATGAACGCGCGGTCAAATCACGCCTGCACCGAGCGCGACTGTTTGTGCGCCGTCAACTCAGCGCGCGGGGTCTTGATCAGGCGTTCACCGACCATGAACACGACTGA
- the der gene encoding ribosome biogenesis GTPase Der — protein sequence MSLHPALSTESSAPLPLVAIIGRPNVGKSTLFNKILGAKIAIVDDVPGVTRDRNYADATYRNRKFRLVDTGGLDLSSSNSMLNLIRRQSEMAIAEADILIVLLDGRSGLTPPDHEVVRLLRGVTKPLFYAINKIDTPKSDPLLADFYRLGTDQLYAVSAEHGLGVAELLDAIYPLLPSADESGELEQLPRVAVVGRPNVGKSTLVNALLGEERVVVSDVPGTTRDPVDSLVTHDDQRYIFTDTAGIRRRGKVDRGVEGYSVLRSLRAIGRSNIAVLLLDGVEGVTEQDTKIAGAILKQWRACILLINKWDLRAGDAKAKQEYDLELRRRFPFLTWAPILYGSALKPESTVRRLFPLLKDVHTMFTKRVSTGVLNTWLQKILVTHPLPARKHKPSAVTKSAFITQVATKPPVFALFVGHPEDLTPAYLKYLENQLRETYQFTGTPLRLLVRKK from the coding sequence ATGTCCTTACACCCGGCACTCAGCACCGAATCCTCAGCCCCGCTTCCTCTCGTCGCCATCATCGGCCGGCCGAACGTGGGAAAGTCGACGCTGTTCAATAAGATCTTGGGCGCAAAAATCGCCATTGTGGACGATGTCCCCGGCGTCACACGCGACCGCAACTATGCCGACGCCACATACCGCAACCGGAAGTTTCGGCTGGTCGACACGGGAGGACTGGATCTCTCCTCGTCGAACAGCATGCTGAACCTGATCCGACGGCAATCGGAAATGGCCATTGCCGAGGCGGATATCCTCATCGTGCTGCTGGACGGTCGATCGGGATTGACACCACCGGATCATGAAGTCGTGCGGCTGTTGCGCGGAGTGACGAAACCCCTTTTCTATGCGATCAACAAGATTGATACACCGAAATCCGACCCGCTACTCGCCGACTTCTACCGATTGGGGACCGACCAGCTCTATGCCGTATCCGCCGAGCACGGCCTCGGTGTCGCTGAGCTCTTGGATGCGATCTATCCCTTGCTTCCATCGGCTGACGAATCCGGCGAACTGGAACAACTGCCCCGCGTTGCCGTTGTGGGGCGCCCGAACGTCGGCAAGTCTACCCTCGTCAACGCGCTGCTTGGGGAAGAACGAGTCGTCGTCAGCGATGTGCCGGGCACGACACGTGATCCGGTCGACTCGCTGGTCACGCACGATGATCAACGCTACATCTTTACCGACACGGCGGGTATTCGACGGCGCGGCAAGGTCGATCGTGGAGTGGAAGGGTACAGTGTGCTGCGGTCGCTCCGTGCCATCGGTCGTTCCAACATTGCCGTCCTTCTCTTGGATGGGGTGGAAGGAGTCACGGAACAAGACACCAAAATTGCCGGGGCCATTCTGAAGCAGTGGCGTGCCTGCATTCTTTTGATCAACAAGTGGGACTTACGAGCCGGAGATGCGAAGGCGAAGCAGGAATATGATCTCGAGCTTCGCCGCCGATTTCCCTTCCTCACCTGGGCTCCGATCCTGTATGGATCGGCCCTTAAGCCGGAGTCCACCGTTCGTCGCCTCTTCCCGCTCCTCAAGGACGTGCACACCATGTTTACCAAGCGCGTGTCCACCGGCGTGCTGAATACCTGGTTACAGAAGATTCTCGTCACCCATCCGTTGCCGGCACGGAAACACAAACCCTCGGCCGTGACGAAATCGGCGTTCATCACGCAAGTGGCGACCAAACCGCCGGTCTTTGCGTTGTTCGTCGGCCATCCGGAAGACCTTACCCCTGCATATCTGAAGTATCTGGAGAACCAACTGCGCGAAACATATCAATTTACCGGCACACCGCTTCGCCTCCTCGTTCGAAAAAAATAG
- a CDS encoding HAD hydrolase-like protein gives MTHGSVPHAQRVLDWTHIDDVLLDMDGTLLDRHFDNFFFEEELPRRYATLHTLSFEEARDRLMAMYRSVEGELAWTDLHYWTKRVGIDVVAMHKELDHMIGFLPGAEPFLRGLRERGKRIIILTNAHASGVSVKTAKTGLDRYVDRIVDAFEVGYLKMRTDYWPVCRRLVGFDPERSLYVDDDEGCLQAAHRFGIRHLVHSAKSSSQSPAQASATFPSVERMTMLLNGHSMR, from the coding sequence ATGACTCACGGCTCGGTTCCCCACGCTCAACGCGTCCTCGACTGGACTCACATTGACGATGTGCTGCTCGATATGGACGGGACGTTGCTGGATCGCCATTTCGACAACTTCTTCTTCGAAGAGGAACTACCGCGTCGATACGCGACGCTTCACACCCTCTCGTTTGAGGAGGCCCGCGATCGGCTCATGGCGATGTATCGGTCCGTGGAAGGTGAGTTGGCCTGGACAGATCTGCATTACTGGACGAAGCGGGTCGGGATCGATGTGGTGGCCATGCACAAGGAACTCGATCATATGATCGGGTTTCTACCCGGCGCCGAGCCGTTCTTGCGGGGCCTACGTGAACGCGGGAAGCGGATCATTATCCTGACCAATGCCCATGCTTCCGGCGTCTCTGTCAAAACGGCCAAGACAGGTCTGGATCGATACGTCGATCGGATCGTCGATGCCTTTGAGGTGGGCTATCTGAAAATGCGGACGGACTATTGGCCGGTTTGCCGTCGATTGGTGGGATTCGACCCGGAGCGGTCGCTCTACGTCGACGATGATGAAGGCTGTCTTCAGGCCGCGCATCGGTTCGGCATCCGGCATCTGGTCCATAGCGCCAAGTCGAGTTCACAGTCGCCCGCCCAGGCCTCAGCAACCTTTCCGTCTGTCGAACGCATGACGATGTTGCTCAATGGCCACTCTATGCGATGA
- a CDS encoding class I SAM-dependent methyltransferase, which produces MGWYGAYIFPRLMDHVMNGATFQQLRQDLLRTAQGEVLEIGLGTGLNLAQYPAGVARLQAVEPVTMLPVRLAQRCASAGFPVDITQQSAETLPFPEHTFDCAVSTWTLCTIPDPVKALREIRRVLKPSGRFLFLEHGRSDDARVARWQDRLNPLQNLIGCGCHLNRRIDRLIADAGLVVRQLDRFVMEGIPRIEGEMYRGTASREERDNVIA; this is translated from the coding sequence ATGGGTTGGTACGGCGCCTACATTTTTCCACGCTTGATGGACCACGTGATGAACGGAGCTACTTTTCAGCAGCTTCGGCAAGACTTACTGCGGACAGCGCAGGGTGAGGTTTTGGAAATCGGCCTTGGGACCGGCTTAAACCTGGCGCAGTACCCGGCCGGAGTGGCTCGGTTGCAAGCGGTTGAACCGGTGACGATGCTCCCTGTGCGGCTAGCCCAACGCTGCGCCTCAGCGGGATTTCCCGTTGATATCACGCAGCAGAGCGCGGAGACCTTACCCTTCCCGGAGCACACCTTCGACTGCGCCGTGAGTACCTGGACGCTGTGTACGATTCCCGATCCGGTGAAAGCTCTGCGGGAAATTCGTCGGGTATTGAAGCCGAGCGGGCGCTTCTTGTTTCTCGAACATGGCCGCAGTGACGACGCCCGTGTGGCCCGGTGGCAGGATCGACTGAATCCGCTTCAGAATCTGATCGGTTGCGGCTGTCACTTGAATCGCCGAATCGACCGGCTCATTGCTGATGCCGGTCTGGTGGTTCGACAACTCGACCGTTTCGTCATGGAGGGGATCCCGCGCATCGAGGGAGAAATGTATCGGGGAACTGCCTCGCGAGAAGAAAGAGACAACGTCATCGCATAG
- a CDS encoding leucine--tRNA ligase, which produces MSKGFDHHAIEAKWQAYWDEHRPFQAQHDPAKPKFYCLDMFPYPSGSGLHVGHLEGYTATDIVSRYKRMRGFNVLHPMGWDAFGLPAEQYAVKTGIHPAKTTAENIATFKRQMKRVGLSYDWERELSTTDPEYYRWTQWIFLKLFERGLAYVAEVPVNWCPALGTVLANEEIIDGKSEVGGFDVIRKPMRQWVLKITAYADRLLEDLKLVDWPASTLEMQKNWIGRSIGAEVDFALADQKGVIRVFTTRPDTLFGATYMVLAPEHPLVDVITSEGQKDAIKAYREASAKKSDLQRQELDKEKTGVFTGGYAVNPVNNERLPVWVADYVLMSYGTGAIMAVPAHDERDWAFARQYHLPIREVISGGHIEEEAFTDTDRGTVVNSSTQDGGFSINGLTPSEAIPKVTDWLAKQGKGTRAVNYKLRDWLFARQRYWGEPFPIVWVDGEAHPLPEEHLPLVLPEANNFKPSGTGESPLANLGEWLATTDPTTKRPARRETNTMPQWAGSCWYYLRFIDTKNTAQLVDPVKERYWMPVDLYIGGSEHAVLHLLYARFWHKVLFDVGVASTREPFMKLVHQGIVLGEDNQKMSKSRGNVVNPDDMIDQFGADAVRLYEMFMGPLEAMKPWSTRGVEGVTRFLERVWRLMVDEDGRLSSAVVSTTPSLDHQRLLHQTIKKVTEDIEALRFNTAISQMMIFTNEMTKAQQRPRSVIEPFVLLLAPFAPHVAEELWSCLGHQPSVSQQPWPIFDPAMTVSERMTIPVQINGRLRAKIDAQADAAREDVERLAREAVAEWLQGKEPKKVIYVEKKLINFVV; this is translated from the coding sequence ATGAGCAAAGGGTTCGATCACCACGCCATCGAAGCGAAGTGGCAGGCCTATTGGGACGAACACCGCCCCTTTCAAGCTCAGCATGATCCGGCAAAGCCCAAATTTTACTGCCTCGATATGTTCCCCTATCCATCCGGGTCCGGGCTCCACGTCGGCCATCTCGAAGGGTACACCGCCACCGACATCGTTTCTCGGTACAAGCGGATGAGAGGTTTCAACGTGCTGCATCCGATGGGGTGGGATGCATTCGGTTTACCGGCCGAACAGTACGCCGTGAAAACCGGAATTCATCCGGCGAAGACGACGGCCGAAAACATCGCCACGTTCAAGCGGCAGATGAAGCGAGTGGGGCTCTCATATGATTGGGAACGGGAACTCAGCACGACCGACCCTGAGTATTATCGCTGGACGCAATGGATCTTCCTGAAGCTCTTCGAGCGGGGGCTGGCCTACGTCGCGGAAGTACCTGTGAATTGGTGCCCGGCGCTCGGGACGGTGCTGGCCAACGAAGAAATCATCGACGGGAAGAGCGAGGTAGGCGGGTTCGACGTGATCCGCAAGCCGATGCGCCAGTGGGTGCTGAAGATCACCGCCTATGCCGATCGATTGCTCGAAGATCTGAAACTCGTGGATTGGCCTGCCAGCACGTTGGAGATGCAAAAAAACTGGATCGGGCGTTCGATCGGCGCGGAAGTCGATTTTGCACTGGCGGATCAGAAGGGCGTAATCCGGGTATTTACGACCAGACCGGATACGCTGTTCGGGGCGACCTATATGGTTCTCGCACCTGAACACCCGCTCGTCGATGTAATCACGAGCGAGGGGCAAAAAGACGCGATTAAGGCCTACCGCGAAGCTTCGGCGAAGAAGAGCGATCTGCAACGGCAGGAACTCGACAAGGAGAAGACCGGCGTATTCACCGGCGGCTATGCCGTCAATCCCGTGAACAACGAGCGGCTGCCCGTGTGGGTCGCGGATTATGTGCTGATGAGTTATGGGACCGGCGCGATCATGGCCGTGCCGGCGCATGATGAGCGCGACTGGGCGTTCGCCCGGCAATACCATCTTCCTATTCGAGAGGTTATCTCAGGGGGACACATTGAGGAGGAGGCGTTCACCGACACGGATCGCGGGACCGTCGTGAATTCATCGACTCAGGATGGTGGTTTCTCGATCAACGGACTCACGCCTTCTGAAGCGATTCCGAAGGTGACCGACTGGCTGGCGAAGCAGGGAAAGGGAACACGAGCGGTCAATTACAAACTGCGCGATTGGCTCTTTGCCCGCCAGCGGTATTGGGGTGAACCGTTTCCGATCGTGTGGGTTGACGGAGAAGCGCACCCGCTCCCGGAGGAGCACCTTCCCCTCGTGTTGCCGGAGGCCAACAATTTCAAGCCGTCGGGTACCGGCGAGAGTCCCTTGGCGAACTTAGGCGAGTGGTTGGCCACGACGGATCCCACCACGAAGAGACCGGCTCGGCGCGAAACCAATACCATGCCGCAATGGGCCGGCTCTTGCTGGTATTACCTCAGATTCATCGATACCAAGAACACGGCCCAGTTGGTCGACCCGGTGAAGGAACGATATTGGATGCCCGTGGATCTCTATATCGGGGGAAGCGAGCATGCCGTGTTGCATCTCCTCTATGCACGATTCTGGCACAAAGTCCTGTTTGATGTCGGGGTGGCCAGCACGCGTGAGCCGTTCATGAAATTGGTTCACCAGGGGATCGTGTTGGGAGAAGACAATCAGAAGATGTCGAAATCGAGGGGGAACGTCGTCAATCCCGATGACATGATCGATCAGTTCGGGGCGGATGCCGTGCGGCTCTATGAGATGTTCATGGGACCGCTCGAAGCGATGAAACCGTGGAGCACCAGGGGCGTGGAAGGAGTGACGCGATTCTTGGAACGGGTCTGGCGGCTGATGGTCGACGAAGACGGCCGATTGTCCAGCGCCGTCGTCTCAACAACCCCGAGCCTTGACCATCAGCGCCTGCTTCATCAGACGATCAAAAAGGTCACGGAGGATATCGAGGCGCTTCGGTTCAATACGGCGATCTCGCAAATGATGATCTTCACCAACGAGATGACGAAGGCCCAGCAACGGCCGCGATCCGTGATCGAGCCGTTTGTCCTGCTCCTCGCTCCGTTCGCGCCGCATGTGGCCGAAGAGCTCTGGAGCTGCCTGGGACACCAGCCCAGCGTCTCGCAGCAACCGTGGCCGATCTTCGATCCGGCCATGACGGTGAGCGAGCGCATGACCATTCCCGTTCAAATCAACGGGCGGCTCAGGGCCAAGATCGATGCGCAGGCCGACGCGGCACGCGAAGATGTTGAGCGACTCGCCCGCGAGGCGGTGGCGGAGTGGTTGCAAGGGAAAGAGCCGAAAAAAGTCATCTACGTCGAAAAGAAGCTGATCAACTTCGTGGTCTAG
- a CDS encoding LptE family protein, translating to MPGVEVTRGMGHEGRRNLRSELGALVAVVLASSLVACGYQFRVEGAGPTIGGAAAPTSNEPPPRLIIRTLINNSFEPNLETRYTNYLRQEFSVGSGAQVVPESDAADLVLTGQILWVSVPTLSFSQTATLESRAEVVVTVRVEDMRSKKMVWSQLAKGASEFFITPDLQFNRALQNRAMEQAGRVVAADLAARFLLQVETGALAKPVSIPAPGPHSNNE from the coding sequence GTGCCGGGTGTTGAGGTCACAAGAGGCATGGGTCACGAGGGCCGGCGGAACCTCCGGTCGGAACTCGGCGCTCTTGTCGCAGTTGTGCTCGCATCGAGTCTCGTCGCCTGCGGCTATCAATTTCGCGTCGAGGGAGCCGGACCCACCATCGGAGGAGCTGCCGCTCCCACCTCGAACGAGCCGCCGCCACGACTCATCATCCGGACGTTGATCAACAACAGCTTCGAGCCGAATCTGGAAACCCGATACACCAATTACCTTCGCCAAGAGTTTTCTGTCGGCAGCGGGGCACAGGTGGTTCCTGAGTCCGACGCGGCGGATCTCGTGCTGACCGGGCAAATTCTGTGGGTGAGCGTGCCGACGCTCAGTTTTTCACAGACGGCGACGTTGGAAAGCAGGGCTGAAGTCGTCGTGACGGTTCGGGTGGAAGATATGCGGTCGAAAAAGATGGTATGGTCGCAGCTTGCAAAGGGCGCGTCGGAGTTCTTCATCACGCCCGATCTCCAATTTAATCGGGCGTTGCAGAATCGGGCGATGGAGCAGGCGGGTCGCGTTGTGGCGGCCGACTTGGCGGCGCGGTTTCTACTGCAAGTTGAAACCGGTGCACTGGCTAAGCCGGTGTCCATACCCGCTCCCGGGCCTCATTCGAACAACGAGTAA